The Macaca mulatta isolate MMU2019108-1 chromosome 9, T2T-MMU8v2.0, whole genome shotgun sequence genomic sequence TTCTGAATCCAAATACAAAGATGACATCCGGTGTGGTCTTGTACATTTTGGCTAGTTTTTCCCGAATTTCTGTCTTAGGCACTGTTGCCTTCCCAGGGTGAAGGACGTCAATGACCTAAAAGGAGATATCAAGTTTAGTGTTCACTATGATAAAATACATCTTCAGAGTAAAGGACAATTAAGCAAAAATTGACATGCCCTTCCTTACCATTTGTTTCCTCTGAAGTAGTCGGTTGGTCATGAACTTTCTAGTGCGGATAGTTACGGTGTCGTTCTGAAAACATATACACTCTGGTTAATAAAACTACTCAAACTTTTATTGGCCTTGCTGTGATTTTTCAAGACCTAGAATGCTGCAGTCCAATTTGTAGCCATTAATCATGTAGCAAATTAAAGTAAAAACCCCCTCGGCAGGGCCAAATTCACAGGATACACctaacaaatacataaaacacCAAGAAAATATAACGGTTTTACATGAATCTGTAAACTTACTTCACTAGATTATGTGTATCTCTggggcagggtttctcaacctcagcactactgaTATTTCCATATGGATAATTCCTGTTGTGGGGACTGTGTGTTTTAGAATAACTATAAAAATCCCAGCCCTCTAACCACTAGACGCCAGAAGGACTTCCCACCTTtcccagttgtgacaatcaaaaatgtctccagacttaGCCAACTGTTCCCTTAGGGGAAAAATCACTCCGAGTCGAGAATCACTTCTCTGGGGTAAAAACTGCTGTGGCTCATATAAAGGTCACACTCAATGAACTGTGTTTATCATGTCTTGCACAAATGTGACCCAAGCCTTGTACTCACTACGTGCATGTCATCTATCCTTCTAGAATGACCACAGCAGAGATCAGAGAAAACGGTATTCCCTTCTGAAGGACTGAACTGCACCTTTACTTAATACCTAACAAAGAATGTAGGCATTAAGCAATTTACGCTAACAATTTTACCAAAAAGGAGGCACAAGAGACTTTCATAGCAGCAAATGACTTGCTAGAGTTTCTCCATTTCACTTTGAGAAACCACACCAAATTAAATCCACATCAGTGGTACTCAATTCTTGGgcgaaaaaaaaagattgcagaTAAGGTCAAAAACGGATGCTGGAGAAGCTAATAACGCATGACTAAGGGCAGGACTACCTTTTTATAACATCCCTTTCCAGGGCGTGTTTCCCCAGTATGAAACATGAAGATCCACTCAGCTGACAAGTTTTCTAGCTTACACATGGGAATGGTTTCACTTGCCGCAACTCGCCCAGGCGCTGCCGGCACCTTCTTCACCTCTTGGGCTACCATCACCTGCAAGCCGCCTACCTAGCCCAATTTGGAACTGCAGATGAGATGTGCCTGCCAGTGTCCATCTATCCCACCCCGCACCCCCATCCACTGTGCTCCACGAAGTCAACAAGCGCCAACAGTTCCTGCACTGCCCAGGCGCTGTAGCCCGAAGCCCAGCGTGTCCGGGTCTGCAACGCAGCCTGCCAGCCCGGATTCCCTGCCAACAGCCCCAAGCCTCTCGACAACCATCCTCCGACAGAAACGGCCAGAGAAGAGCAACCGGCCTTCGCGCGCCTATAGCTCAGATACTGGGACCCGGGGACGAAGGATGGCTCGGATACGCAGCAGATGACTGCACCGGCCCGGGGAGACTCACCATGATGGCTGCCTATCTCCGGACAGTCAGGGAGGAAAAGAGAGCCACTATTCGCCGGCCAATCATATCAACGCGCACGGAAGGACCCCGGGAAGCGCCGGCGTGGGGGCGTGGCCGCGCCGCGAGGCTGACCGCGGCGATGCCTGATTGAAGCTGCCTACGGCCCCGCCTCACAGACCTTTGGCCACACCCCTGGAACTCTAGACTGGCCAATCCGCAGGCAGAACAACTGGAGCCGACTAGGTTTACGCAAGCAGGTGTTCAATTTCAGTTCAATTTATTATGTTGAATTGTACGTATTTGAATTCCGGTAAACCAAATTAGTTTAaattgccggccgggcgcggtggctcaagcctgtaatcccagcactttgggaggccgagacgggcggttcacgaggtcaggagatcgagaccatcctggctaacacggtgaaaccccgtctctattaagaaatacaaaaaaaactagccgggcgaggtggcgggcgcctgtagtcccagctactcgggaggctgaggccggagaatggcgtgaacccgggaggcggagcttgcagtgagctgagatctggccactgcactccagtctgggtgacagagcgagactccgtctcaaaataaataaataaataaataaataaataaataaaataaattgccttCTTCCGAGTTAGCGGTGGGTAAACTTGGAAGGCATCTTAGGATATCCTCTCTAACAGTCTCCTCTTTATACAGCTAGGGAAGCTGCagaaaccctgactctaaaaCCTTTGTCATTTCAAGTACTTAACATTGCCCATTCTAATTTATTGTTCGTaagtattattttttgagacttttatgatgagtttttcatttaaaagatctctttaatttgtatttttctgcaaATCTTGGTCCTTATGCAAAATtagtgtttgaaaaatatttggctgggcgcgatggccacgcctgtaatcccagcactttgggagggcgaggcgggcgaatcacccgagatcaggagttccataccagcctggccaacacggcgaaaccccgtctctactaaaaaaaaaaaaaaaaaaatacaaaatacaaaattagccgggcgtgttggctaatgtctgtaatcccagctactcgggaggctgagacaggagaatcgctagaacccgggaagtggaggttgcagtgagccaagatcacgccattgcactccagcctgggcaagaggagCGAAGAAaatccgtctcataaaaaaaaaaaaaaaaaaaaaaaaaaaaaaaaaaaaaaaaaaactagaggccgggcgcagtggctcacgcctgtaatcccaacactttgggaggctgaagcgggtagatcacctgaggtcagaagtttgataccagcctggccaaaatggcgaaaccccgtctctaatacaaaaaaaaaaaaattatctgggcgtggtggtgcatacctctaatcccagctattggggaggctgaggcaggagaatcgcttgaacccgggaggcggaggttgcagtgggctgagatggcgccattgaactccagcctgggcaataagagcgaaactccgtgccctcctccctcccccaaaaaaaggaagaaaaaatttggTTGCTCCAGAAATATTTTCCTTAACGTGAAACAGACATGTAAagaatgtaaatatacatattccAGAGAAACAAGAAGAATAATTTCCCAAATGTTGGTGCAGATGAGGTGTCCAAGGTGCAGGCTTTGGGGGCagctttcctcttttcttttttttcccccccctccgagaccaagtcttgctcttgtcacccaggctggagtgcaatggcttgatcaccgcttactgcaacctccgcctcccgggttccagcgattctcctgcctcagcctctggagtaactaaaattacaggcctgcgccaccacgccaagctaatttttgtatttttaggagagacgggtttcaccatgttggccaggctgctctcaaattcctgagttgcaagtgatccgcccccggcttggcctctcaaagtgctgggattacaggcgtgagccaccgtcacCAGCcgactattttctttttattagtttttttgttttattttattttgtttcgttttgttttgagactgcatctcgctctgtcacccaggctggagtgcagtggcgggatctcaggtcactgcaacatctgcctcccgagttcaagcgattcttctgcctcagcctcccgaggtgaCCAACTATCCTTCTTAAGAAAATAGTTggctggcctggcacagtggctcacgcctgtaatcccagcactctggaaggccgaggcaggcggatcacgaggtcaggagttcaagaccatcctggccaatacggtgaaaccctgtctctactaaaaatacaaaaattagccaggcatggtggtgcgcacctgtagtcccagctacttgggaggctgtggcagaagaatatTTATAGAGTGATTGTAATGTGACTGTTACATTCTAATTACTTTTACCTTCATTTTGCTATTTAACCTTCCCACTGACTCTAAGAAACAGGATACATATTACTCATCCATGTTATAAATGGGGAAACTAACACACAATAAGAttattaaataactttcccaagttcacactttatatatatttttttttgtttgtttgtttgtttctttgaggcaaagtctcgctctgtcgcccaggctggagtgcagtggcacaatcttgactcactgcaacctccgcctcccggatttaagcgattctcctgccttagcctcctgagtagctgggatatacaggaatgcgccaccacaccaggctaatgtttgtattttttagtagagacagagtttcaccatattggtcaggctggtctcgaattcctgacctggtgatcctcccacctcggcctctcaaagtgccagaattacaggcgtgagccaccgcgcccggcctacacaactttattttttatttatttatttatttttttctttttgagacggagtttcactcttgtcgcccaggctgcagtgcaatcgtgtggtctcggctcactgcaacctccacctcccaggttcaagcaattctcctgcttcagcctcctgagtagctgggattacaggtgcacaccaccacacccagctaatttttgtatttttagtagagttggggtttcaccatgttgaccagactggtgttgaactcctgacctaaggtgatccgcccacctcggcctcccaaagtgctaggattacaggcatgagccaccacatctggccgcCTACACAACTTCAAATGGTGAAAGCTAGACTCCCATGATGGTACTGTGATTTCATAACTTTTGCTCTTAACCTCTAGAAAAGTCACTCGCGATCCAAACCTTGTTGGTATAATATTGTCAACAttagagctgggtgtggtggctcacacctgtaatcctagcactttgggagaccaaggcaggcagatcacaaggtcagggattcgagaccagcctggccaacacagtgaaaccctgtctctactaaaaatacaaaaattagctgggcatggtggcaggcacctgtagtcccagctacttgggaggctgagccaggagaatcacttgaacccaggaggcggaggttgcagtgagccgaaatttcaccactgcactccagcctaggcgacagagcgagactccatctcaaaaaaaaaaattgttaacattattccatttttaagTGATGGAGTACTGAAATAACTTAGGAAAACCTGATATGCCTTGTTTTTTGTCTGTGACATTGGGTTTTGTTAGTGAGGAGCCATGGCGTCTGAAAATGAGAGAGCATCCCTTCTTAAAATTGAAAGTTGTTAAAACACTTTTGTTCAGTTCTGTTTTGAGTTTCTGACAAATAATGAGGACTTAGTTCTAGGTTGTATAGCGCTGAGCCCTGTGGTGATGTGATTTCCTTGCTAGGCTCATGCACTAATATATCACACTAGGATCACCTCTCACAGGTTGTCACGGACTATAGACAATTTATTTCAAGACATGAATGATCTTTACTTTccattctcccttttcttctgtaGATCACCATGGCTGTTTTCGCTCTAACAGATTTTCAGCTGTTTTTGTAATTAAGAATATAAGTTTAATtcttccccccctcccccaataACTCCATGAACTGGAAGCGCACGTGCGCCCGtattttctgctctgttttccttTGTTGGTCCTCCAGATAGTGCCCTCTGTTGGATGGGCCGGTTCATTTCAGCCTCCACCTTCCCTTAAACAATTAGAAGCTCTTAATGTAGATGGTACTGATGTTAATGATGATGATTTTCCATTTTATGCAAGTTTTGACCCTCTGCTTGTCTAAAAGTCTTGAGGCAAAGAGTTACATGCAGCTTCTCTGCAGGTGTCTGATTACCTGGAGAAATTGACCataaatgggatttttaaaatacagcgAAGGCCTCGGTGCGGTTTCCAGGAAGCGCCACCAGGTGACGGTGCGGggaaagggcaaaaaaaaaaaaaaaaaaaaaaacggcgtGCCGGAAGTCTCTCTTGACAGACAGACGCCCTGGCGAGTAGCGGAAGAGGAAGTGGACACGTGGGGCACTCTACGGTGGCCGAGAGGATACCGCAGATGTGTTAGCGGCGAGTCCAGAAGCAGCCCCAGGAGGTGCGCGGGGCATCGTTTTTCTAATCTGGCCTCCCGAGTGGCAAGGAGACATCCCGGCAGCCGTCATCATGGTGAAGGAGCAGTTCCGGGAGACGGATGTGGCCAAGAAAATGTAAGACGGTGAAAGAGTGGCCAAAGGACTGAGAAATAGGGCAAGGGGTCCGAGGTTAGCGGTCCGGGGTGTTGGAGGGTCAGAGATAGGGTACAATGGGAAGGGGAAGGCCACTACTCCATAGGTGTGACCAGCGCCCAGAAGTACCAGCGTAGGTCAAAGAGCATTGGTTAGGCTGAGGGGATTTCAGCACCTCGAGAGGTCCCTGGACTTGGGTGGAGAAATCGGAGTGGCCTGAGCCTTAATGATTTGTGCACCCTGGGCCAAAGCTCACGTTCTCCTGAAGTCATACGATGATCCCCGTTCTTCAGCGAACCTATCCCCTGCTGCAGTGAGGGGAGCAATCTTCTGTCAGCCGCAGAGCGTCTGACACGAAGGCAGTAGTTGCTTACCAAAAGGATGGGGTTACCCACTAGAAAGCTGTACCACAGCCCGACGAATGGCAGTGTCAGAAATAAAGTTGCTATATCCGGGCTTTTGCCTTCAGAAACACGTTATTAGGCGGTGGCTTCTTTTAAAGAGTTGTCAGCAAGAAAGTGAATccagccgagcgcggtggcttactcctgtaatcccagcactttgggaggccgaagcgggtgaaTCTCCTGAGCTAaagaattcgagactagcctgggcaacgtggcgaaaccccgtctctaccaaaaatacaaaaattagcctgggtggtggcgcacgcttgcggtcccaggtactcgggaggctgaggctggaaaatcacttgagcctgggaggcggaggttgcagtgggcaacctcctgcactccagcctgggtgacagagtgatacgctgtctcgaaaaaaaaaaaaaaaaaaaaacgtgaatTCGTCATTCTTACAGCAGACACTGAGGAGGGTACTGCTCATTATTCCCAGTGTTGGACGTTAAAGATACGGTCTGAATAAAACTCTTATTGCCTAATCTAGTTGGAGAAGGTACACAAATCAACACTGGGTACAACAAGTGCAATGACAAGGGTAGATCCAGGGGGTTTTGAGAGCACATAATGGGTCCAGGCAAAATAAAGCAGACCAAACTTTTCTTCAAGGAGCAGACTGGAGGGAGAGAGCACAGGTGATGAGAAGGAAGCAGAAGACTTGAAGCTGTGTTAAGAAGGCATCTTGCAGGCAGTGAGGAACCACTGAAGGATTTTCAACAGGAGAGTATCTTGATAAGAGTTCTCCTGGAAAATCTCTTGATTCATGGTGGAAAGAATTAGAGGTTGAGAGACCTTGAGATGGATATACAGAATGCCTTGCTTGGGCAGCTGTGTGGATCGTTGCCATTCATTAGA encodes the following:
- the RPS24 gene encoding small ribosomal subunit protein eS24 isoform X2, producing the protein MVAQEVKKVPAAPGRVAASETIPMCKLENLSAEWIFMFHTGETRPGKGCYKKNDTVTIRTRKFMTNRLLQRKQMVIDVLHPGKATVPKTEIREKLAKMYKTTPDVIFVFGFRTHFGGGKTTGFGMIYDSLDYAKKNEPKHRLARHGLYEKKKTSRKQRKERKNRMKKVRGTAKANVGAGKKK
- the RPS24 gene encoding small ribosomal subunit protein eS24 isoform X1, with the translated sequence MVAQEVKKVPAAPGRVAASETIPMCKLENLSAEWIFMFHTGETRPGKGCYKKNDTVTIRTRKFMTNRLLQRKQMVIDVLHPGKATVPKTEIREKLAKMYKTTPDVIFVFGFRTHFGGGKTTGFGMIYDSLDYAKKNEPKHRLARHGLYEKKKTSRKQRKERKNRMKKVRGTAKANVGAGKKPKE